A genome region from Natronosalvus rutilus includes the following:
- a CDS encoding thioredoxin family protein, whose protein sequence is MVMKESESELEAGDPAPTFELEGVDGETYTLESFADAEALLVVFICNHCPYAKAKIDLLNDIAAKYDDVAVVGINSNDSEEYPEDSFDRMQELVDDGTIGYDAYLRDRTQAVAKAYGAVCTPDPFLFERDGDEFRLVYQGRLDDAPNPEDEPSRFPIREAIEAVLAGESVDLEWQPSRGCSIKWTDD, encoded by the coding sequence ATGGTCATGAAAGAATCCGAGAGCGAACTCGAGGCCGGCGACCCCGCGCCGACGTTCGAACTCGAGGGCGTCGACGGCGAGACCTACACGCTCGAGTCCTTCGCCGACGCCGAGGCCCTGCTGGTCGTCTTCATCTGCAACCACTGCCCGTACGCGAAGGCCAAAATCGACCTGCTCAACGACATCGCCGCCAAGTACGACGACGTGGCGGTCGTCGGGATCAACTCGAACGATTCCGAGGAATACCCCGAGGACTCCTTCGACCGGATGCAGGAACTCGTCGATGACGGAACGATCGGCTACGACGCCTACCTCCGGGATCGGACCCAGGCCGTCGCGAAGGCCTACGGTGCCGTCTGCACGCCCGATCCGTTCCTCTTCGAACGCGACGGCGACGAGTTCAGGCTGGTCTACCAGGGCCGACTCGACGACGCACCGAATCCCGAGGACGAACCCAGTCGCTTCCCGATCAGGGAGGCGATCGAGGCCGTCCTCGCCGGCGAGTCCGTCGACCTCGAGTGGCAGCCCTCCCGGGGTTGCTCGATCAAGTGGACCGACGACTGA